One segment of Mycobacterium spongiae DNA contains the following:
- a CDS encoding cation:proton antiporter regulatory subunit, translating to MDVNEVLLPGVGLRYEFTSHRGQRIGIIAHRGGDFEVCLYARDDPDMARPIFHLAGDEAETVAQILGAPRIAERFTELTREVPGLEAGQIRIRPGSPFVDRPLGDTRARTRTGSSIVAIVRNEDVLASPSPDETLRAHDVLIVIGTEEGNAGVQQIVDKG from the coding sequence ATGGACGTCAACGAGGTGCTACTGCCCGGGGTCGGTTTGCGGTACGAATTCACCAGTCACAGGGGTCAGCGGATCGGCATTATTGCGCATCGCGGCGGTGATTTCGAGGTTTGCTTGTATGCCCGCGACGATCCGGACATGGCCCGGCCGATCTTTCATCTCGCCGGTGACGAAGCTGAGACGGTGGCCCAGATTCTTGGTGCGCCAAGGATCGCTGAGCGGTTCACCGAACTGACTCGTGAAGTGCCTGGGCTCGAAGCCGGTCAAATCCGGATTCGGCCGGGCAGCCCGTTTGTGGACCGACCGCTGGGTGATACCCGCGCCCGTACCCGCACCGGCTCCTCGATCGTCGCCATTGTGCGCAACGAGGATGTGCTCGCCTCACCGAGCCCGGATGAAACCCTGCGGGCGCACGATGTCCTGATCGTCATCGGTACCGAGGAAGGCAACGCCGGAGTCCAACAGATCGTCGACAAAGGCTGA
- a CDS encoding cation:proton antiporter, with amino-acid sequence MQVSEALLFQLGALLVTLAVLGAIARRFALSPIPVYLMVGLALGNGGILPVAAADGFIITGAPIGVVLLLLILGLEFSVTEFATSMRHHLPSAGADIILNATPGAAVGLLLGLDGVAILGLAGVTYISSSGVIARLLEDLGRLGNRETPAVLSVLVLEDFAMAAYLPLFSVLASGGTWIDAVAGTVAAVGALVAAFAASYYWGHHVGRLVWHPDSEQLLLRVLGGTLIVAAMAELLHASAAVGAFLVGLTLTGETANRARKVLSPLRDLFAAIFFLAIGLSVAPKELLSAFPIALALAVVTAATKVATGMYAARRDGVARRGQLRAGTALIARGEFSLIIVGLIGTSIPEVAALGTSYIFIVAIAGPVLARYVGEPLASATSPG; translated from the coding sequence GTGCAAGTTTCAGAGGCGCTGCTATTCCAACTTGGCGCTCTCTTGGTCACGCTCGCTGTTCTGGGCGCGATCGCCCGCCGTTTCGCGTTGTCCCCCATACCCGTGTACCTGATGGTGGGTCTTGCGCTCGGCAACGGTGGCATCTTGCCGGTAGCCGCTGCCGATGGCTTCATCATTACGGGCGCGCCCATCGGTGTCGTCTTGCTGCTTCTGATCTTGGGTCTGGAATTCTCCGTGACCGAGTTCGCCACCAGCATGCGGCACCACCTGCCTTCCGCCGGTGCCGACATCATCCTCAATGCCACGCCCGGCGCAGCGGTCGGCTTGCTGTTGGGATTAGACGGCGTCGCCATACTGGGCCTCGCCGGCGTCACCTACATCTCGTCGTCGGGGGTCATCGCGCGTCTGCTGGAGGACTTGGGCCGGCTCGGCAACCGGGAAACGCCGGCTGTGCTGTCGGTCCTGGTGCTGGAAGACTTCGCGATGGCCGCCTACCTGCCGCTGTTTTCGGTGCTGGCATCGGGCGGCACCTGGATAGATGCCGTCGCGGGCACGGTGGCCGCTGTGGGGGCACTCGTCGCGGCGTTTGCCGCGTCGTACTACTGGGGTCACCATGTCGGCCGACTGGTGTGGCACCCAGATTCCGAGCAACTGCTGCTGAGGGTCCTGGGGGGAACCTTGATTGTGGCCGCGATGGCCGAATTACTGCATGCCTCGGCTGCGGTCGGCGCGTTTCTGGTCGGGCTCACCTTGACCGGGGAGACGGCGAACCGTGCGCGCAAGGTGCTTAGCCCGCTGCGCGACCTTTTCGCCGCAATCTTCTTTCTGGCAATCGGATTGTCCGTTGCGCCCAAAGAGCTGCTGTCGGCCTTTCCGATCGCCCTGGCGTTGGCGGTTGTCACCGCCGCGACAAAGGTGGCTACCGGGATGTACGCCGCGCGGCGCGATGGGGTCGCCCGGCGGGGCCAATTGCGTGCCGGCACCGCGCTCATCGCCCGCGGGGAGTTCTCCCTCATCATCGTTGGCTTGATTGGCACGTCGATCCCAGAGGTGGCAGCGCTGGGTACGTCGTACATCTTCATTGTGGCCATCGCGGGTCCGGTCTTGGCCCGCTACGTCGGCGAGCCGCTGGCCAGCGCAACATCGCCTGGTTAG
- a CDS encoding Rv3235 family protein: MTVSPLVSPPDRGAAAVVPLVDYEPPLRSVARRQSPPQAPLPPGTSRTRRPRGSAPSSSQLATNAIEVVSAPMRQAAMFADATLRRVLEVIDRRRPAAQLSSLLAPSLVDSVVSISRAVGAHPSGCRGAAVLRRTRLQPAGAPDSAAEVFGTYGRGDRVHAIACRVERQSSQNETRWQVVALHIG, from the coding sequence TTGACCGTCAGTCCCCTTGTCAGCCCACCCGACCGTGGCGCCGCGGCCGTCGTGCCGCTGGTCGACTACGAGCCCCCGTTGCGCAGTGTTGCCCGGCGCCAGTCACCGCCGCAGGCCCCGCTGCCGCCCGGCACCTCGCGTACCCGACGGCCGCGCGGCAGCGCGCCAAGCAGCAGTCAGCTGGCCACCAACGCCATCGAGGTCGTATCGGCGCCCATGCGGCAGGCGGCCATGTTCGCCGATGCCACCTTGCGTCGGGTGCTAGAAGTCATCGACCGCCGCCGTCCGGCCGCCCAGCTAAGCTCCCTGCTGGCGCCCAGCCTCGTCGACTCGGTGGTCTCGATCAGCCGAGCGGTGGGCGCACACCCGTCCGGCTGCCGGGGCGCTGCCGTGCTGCGCCGTACGCGGCTTCAGCCAGCCGGTGCGCCGGACAGCGCCGCCGAGGTTTTCGGAACCTACGGCCGGGGAGACCGGGTCCACGCCATCGCCTGTCGTGTCGAACGGCAGTCCAGCCAGAACGAAACCCGATGGCAAGTGGTCGCCCTGCACATAGGGTGA
- a CDS encoding WS/DGAT/MGAT family O-acyltransferase — translation MVTRLSTADASFYRLENTATPMYVGSLSILRNPRAGLSYETLLATVEQRLPQIPRYRQKVREVKLGLARPVWIDDRDFDITYHVRRSALPSPGSDEQLHELIARLAARPLDKSRPLWEMYLVEGLAKNRIAIYTKSHQALINGMAALEIGHVIADRTRRPPPFPEDIWIPERDPGTTRLVLGAVADWVMGPGTQAQAVGSAIAGLATSSVQLAEAGRRVLDVARTVARGTAPSSPLNATVSRNRRFTVARGRLEDYRAVRARYDCDINDVVLAVVTGALGDWLMSRGVAVSSTATVRAMAPLPVYAEDQLASAGPGQAISQVTPFLVDLPVGEGNAVVRLSQIAHATESNPTAASLVDARTIVTLSGFAPPTLHAMGIRVATSFSARLFNLLITNAPGAQSQMYIAGTKLLETYSVPPLLHNQALAISVTSYNGMLYYGINADRDAMSDVDLLPSLLSQSLDELLQAPR, via the coding sequence ATGGTGACCCGGTTGTCCACAGCAGATGCGTCTTTCTATCGGTTGGAGAATACGGCCACCCCGATGTACGTCGGGTCGTTGTCGATTCTGCGCAACCCGCGCGCCGGCCTGAGCTATGAAACCCTGTTGGCCACCGTGGAGCAGCGGTTGCCGCAGATACCGCGCTACCGGCAGAAGGTCCGTGAAGTGAAGTTGGGCCTGGCCAGGCCAGTGTGGATCGACGATCGCGACTTCGACATCACCTACCACGTCCGGCGGTCGGCGCTGCCCTCGCCGGGAAGTGACGAGCAGTTGCACGAGCTGATCGCGCGGCTGGCCGCTCGACCGTTGGACAAGTCGCGGCCCTTGTGGGAGATGTATCTCGTCGAAGGCCTGGCCAAGAATCGCATTGCCATCTACACGAAGTCGCACCAAGCGCTGATCAATGGCATGGCTGCGCTGGAGATCGGCCACGTCATCGCCGATCGGACCCGGCGTCCGCCGCCGTTTCCCGAAGACATCTGGATCCCCGAACGCGACCCTGGCACGACCAGACTGGTGCTGGGAGCGGTCGCAGACTGGGTAATGGGCCCGGGCACGCAGGCGCAGGCTGTTGGATCGGCGATCGCCGGGCTGGCGACGAGCTCGGTTCAGCTCGCCGAGGCGGGCCGTCGCGTGCTTGACGTGGCTCGCACGGTGGCGCGTGGCACCGCGCCCAGCAGCCCGCTCAATGCGACCGTCTCGCGCAACCGACGGTTCACCGTTGCCCGGGGGCGGCTCGAGGATTACCGGGCCGTGCGTGCACGCTACGACTGCGACATCAATGATGTTGTCTTAGCGGTGGTAACGGGAGCCCTGGGTGATTGGCTGATGTCGCGTGGCGTGGCGGTGTCATCCACCGCCACGGTCCGGGCTATGGCGCCGTTGCCCGTCTACGCCGAGGACCAGCTCGCCTCGGCTGGCCCTGGCCAGGCGATCAGCCAGGTCACGCCGTTTCTGGTCGACTTGCCCGTGGGAGAAGGCAATGCCGTGGTGCGGCTTTCTCAGATCGCGCACGCCACCGAGTCGAACCCGACGGCTGCTAGCTTGGTCGACGCCCGGACGATCGTCACGCTATCGGGTTTTGCGCCACCCACACTGCACGCCATGGGAATTCGGGTTGCTACCAGCTTTTCGGCGCGCCTGTTCAACCTCTTGATCACCAATGCACCGGGAGCCCAGTCGCAGATGTACATCGCCGGCACGAAGCTGCTGGAGACGTACTCGGTGCCACCGTTGCTGCACAACCAGGCGCTAGCCATCAGTGTGACGTCCTACAACGGGATGCTGTATTACGGAATCAATGCCGACCGTGATGCAATGAGCGACGTTGACTTGCTGCCGAGTTTGTTAAGCCAATCGCTCGACGAACTTCTCCAAGCTCCCCGGTAG
- the ppk2 gene encoding polyphosphate kinase 2, with protein MSTATNDGAPPKVTKSKSSARAKSKIPAGIYRDELFRLQTEFVKLQEWVRHSGSRIVVLFEGRDGAGKGGTIKRITEYLNPRVARIAALPAPTDRERGQWYFQRYIAHLPAEGEIVFFDRSWYNRAGVEKVMGFCTPQEHALFLRQTPIFEQMLIDDGILLRKYWFSVSDEEQLRRFKARRSDPVRQWKLSPMDLESLYRWEDYSRAKDEMMVHTDIPASPWYVVESDIKKHARLNMMAHLLSTIDYRDVARPKVKLPKHPLVSGNYERPPRELSTYVEDYAATLVEG; from the coding sequence GTGAGCACCGCGACCAACGACGGCGCACCGCCGAAGGTGACGAAGAGCAAATCGAGCGCGCGAGCCAAGAGTAAGATCCCTGCCGGTATCTACCGTGACGAATTGTTCCGGCTGCAAACAGAGTTCGTCAAGCTGCAGGAGTGGGTTCGCCATTCCGGATCGCGCATAGTGGTCCTCTTCGAAGGCCGCGACGGAGCGGGCAAGGGCGGGACCATCAAAAGGATCACCGAGTACCTCAACCCGCGGGTCGCTCGCATCGCGGCGTTGCCCGCTCCTACCGATCGCGAGCGTGGGCAGTGGTATTTCCAGCGGTACATCGCCCATTTGCCTGCCGAGGGGGAAATCGTGTTCTTCGACCGGTCGTGGTACAACCGCGCCGGCGTGGAAAAAGTAATGGGCTTCTGCACGCCGCAAGAGCATGCGCTGTTCCTGCGGCAAACGCCGATCTTCGAGCAGATGTTGATCGACGACGGGATTCTGCTGCGCAAGTATTGGTTCTCGGTCTCTGACGAGGAACAGTTGCGCCGATTCAAGGCGCGGCGGAGTGACCCGGTCCGGCAATGGAAACTTAGTCCCATGGACCTGGAATCGCTGTATCGGTGGGAGGACTATTCGCGCGCCAAGGACGAGATGATGGTGCACACCGATATACCGGCCAGTCCGTGGTATGTCGTGGAGTCCGATATCAAGAAGCACGCGCGCCTGAACATGATGGCCCACTTGCTGTCCACGATCGACTACCGCGACGTCGCAAGGCCAAAGGTCAAGTTGCCCAAACATCCCCTCGTGAGTGGCAACTACGAGCGCCCGCCGCGTGAGTTGTCGACCTACGTCGAGGACTACGCCGCTACCTTGGTCGAGGGCTAG